From one Aspergillus fumigatus Af293 chromosome 8, whole genome shotgun sequence genomic stretch:
- a CDS encoding putative C6 transcription factor, with amino-acid sequence MAGPTEPIRKRRRPALSCVECRRRKVKCDRNSPCGQCRAHKSTACTYAVAWATGPVRHESQRTQEPLLPEPADQGASEPQQPASSSPNPTIGESTGPGISLVLGGPVRCTPPDLDSTHTLPQKVSVSSSTIQAPPGPFHGILSKTRVFGHGHWMSSVPLVGSLPFSKDTPAERSAEQISEAIAVCKQLARDIKKQLPSRSPLPTNIQHLLPRRPVLDGLVQLYLDTFETCYRILHTTMFRAEYERYWSKPQTAATPFKVKLLLVMAIAAPLYGDVQTYNDLAAKARASVHVAQEWLSAPFEKDRLTLDGIQIHCLLLLARQVNRVGADLAWVSAGSFIRMAMQMGFHQDPSNLGETSALQRELRRRLWYTILELNVQAALDSGMAPMITAAEYNTQPPSNLDDDDLLEAYGETLPAKASSIPTQTSVLRLLADSLPLRLEATRIINNLQDKPPYDQVLRLGSELASVCRSARTFVDQLKPTEHDLSTHEARQFRYIFCEHFLSRFLLSLHYPYAIQSKRSPLYIYSQKVSLESALDLVSLLEDKLYHRLLLSGGGMFRDIVTRGAVVIFLELITQLEANTSIFSAQRNRVRREPLLEDARKVVQYTHDRLWYGETNVRGYLFARMAMARVEALLDGLPVQEAVIHATSQSLAVCRHILESLAASSLATSASPPDIASWTPGDMLAMPTLADTDFDCFSSENIDFDLSDPRFVQQWTDQCWSHHLFNPEEEEEPRQEPSLGEVNPGVRAEDEYAIS; translated from the exons ATGGCTGGGCCGACTGAACCCATCAGAAAACGCCGACGCCCAGCCTTGTCCTGTGTAGAGTGTCGGCGACGCAAGGTCAAATGCGATCGAAACAGCCCTTGTGGGCAATGCAGGGCGCATAAGTCGACCGCTTGCACATATGCGGTGGCCTGGGCCACAGGTCCCGTTAGACATGAATCACAACGGACCCAGGAACCGTTGCTGCCCGAACCGGCCGACCAAGGCGCAAGCGAACCGCAACAGCCTGCCTCCAGTTCACCCAATCCAACAATTGGCGAGAGCACTGGGCCAGGAATATCTCTTGTACTAGGGGGGCCTGTGCGATGCACCCCCCCAGACCTGGACAGCACCCACACTCTTCCGCAGAAAGTGAGCGTCAGCTCGTCCACCATccaagctcctcctggcCCATTCCACGGCATCTTGTCCAAAACGAGGGTCTTTGGCCATGGCCATTGGATGAGCTCTGTACCTCTG GTGGGCAGCCTACCATTCAGCAAAGACACGCCTGCTGAGCGCTCTGCCGAACAGATCTCAGAGGCCATTGCCGTATGCAAACAATTGGCTCGTGATATCAAGAAACAATTGCCCAGTCGCAGCCCACTTCCTACCAATATCCAACATCTTCTTCCCAGACGTCCGGTACTCGACGGGCTTGTGCAACTGTATCTCGACACTTTTGAAACATGCTACCGGATTCTCCACACTACAATGTTCAGAGCGGAGTATGAGAGATACTGGAGTAAGCCACAGACAGCAGCCACCCCATTCAAGGTGAAGCTTCTCCTGGTCATGGCCATCGCAGCACCGTTGTACGGCGATGTCCAAACATATAACGATCTAGCTGCCAAAGCTAGAGCATCAGTCCATGTCGCTCAGGAATGGCTCTCTGCGCCTTTTGAGAAGGATCGCTTGACGCTGGATGGCATTCAGATTCATTGCTTGCTTCTACTTGCGCGTCAGGTCAACCGGGTAGGAGCAGATCTGGCTTGGGTTTCCGCCGGTTCGTTTATCCGGATGGCCATGCAGATGGGCTTCCATCAGGATCCCAGCAACCTAGGCGAGACGAGTGCGCTTCAAAGGGAGTTACGAAGACGACTGTGGTATACAATCTTGGAGCTGAATGTCCAGGCTGCGTTGGATTCGGGCATGGCTCCTATGATTACTGCTGCGGAGTATAATACCCAGCCGCCATCCAACCTAGACGATGACGATTTGCTCGAGGCATATGGGGAGACCCTTCCGGCCAAAGCAAGTTCGATACCGACCCAAACTTCCGTCCTGCGTCTGCTGGCCGATTCTCTACCGTTGAGACTGGAAGCTACGAGAATTATCAACAACTTGCAGGACAAGCCGCCCTATGACCAAGTTCTTCGTCTTGGGAGTGAGCTGGCGTCAGTTTGCCGCAGTGCAAGAACCTTTGTGGATCAGCTCAAACCCACCGAGCACGATCTGTCGACGCATGAAGCACGTCAGTTCAGATATATTTTCTGCGAGCATTTTCTGTCTCGCTTCCTCCTAAGTCTTCACTATCCTTACGCAATCCAAAGCAAACGCAGTCCATTGTACATCTACTCCCAGAAAGTGTCTCTCGAGTCTGCGCTTGACTTGGTTTCACTCCTCGAGGACAAACTGTACCATCGCTTGCTACTCTCCGGGGGTGGCATGTTTCGAGATATTGTCACTCGTGGCGCAGTGGTGATATTCCTGGAACTTATAACACAATTGGAAGCAAACACCTCCATATTTTCAGCGCAGCGAAACCGCGTTCGTAGAGAGCCACTGCTGGAAGACGCGCGCAAGGTGGTCCAATATACACACGATCGACTGTGGTATGGTGAAACAAATGTGAGAGGCTACCTCTTTGCCCGTATGGCAATGGCCCGCGTAGAAGCACTACTTGATGGGCTGCCTGTCCAAGAAGCCGTAATCCACGCGACCAGCCAGAGCTTGGCAGTATGCCGCCATATTTTGGAATCCCTGGCAGCCAGTTCCCTCGCAACCAGTGCCAGTCCTCCAGATATTGCATCCTGGACACCCGGGGATATGCTGGCTATGCCCACTTTGGCTGATACCGACTTTGATTGTTTCAGCAGCGAGAACATCGATTTCGATCTTTCGGACCCCCGTTTTGTTCAACAATGGACAGACCAGTGTTGGTCCCATCATTTGTTTAAcccggaagaggaagaggaaccgAGACAAGAGCCATCACTCGGCGAAGTGAATCCTGGCGTaagagcagaagatgaaTACGCGATCTCATAA
- a CDS encoding FAD-dependent oxidoreductase produces MTAEKLRIIIVGSGLAGLAAARILREHHDVTVYERGGPDTATGGQGICLFSNGVKILQTMGFDRYRAGGVPCYGYRLFDKDGNQLQDFPVDFKKRYGTDTLSMKRSDFRDELLRLATAPSDELGIQGSPAQMVFNISVIDIDPEKATVTLADGSVVEADVVIVADGVHSRLRRRIVGTDSCQAKKNGLTCYRIAASAEAVKEALGYLPVWWEPSTAEGRISCLQTGDGSNRMIAAYAIRNNEYMNISCLFPTREQKGGVLESWFADGDRREMIEIFSDYYEPIRKILRYTPCVFYGLSKLTIFSIATEVKVWELQDMDPLPNWNRGRAIVIGDAAHAMTPLQGQGANMAVEDADSLRLLRPGLSHAEIEAVLKQVDNVRRPRASKVLEDTRVMAKDISMEQRLANLDFNCGYNGVFEALKEIQ; encoded by the exons ATGACTGCCGAAAAACTTCGCATTATCATCGTTGGATCTGGCCTGGCAGGTCTAGCTGCGGCCAGGATCCTTCGTGAGCATCACGATGTTACTGTCTACGAGCGCGGTGGTCCGGATACGGCCACCGGTGGACAGGGTATCTGTCTGTTCTCTAACGGAGTCAAGATCCTTCAAACCATGGGATTTGATCGGTATCGTGCCGGTGGCGTTCCATGTTACGGTTACCGGCTGTTTGACAAAGACGGCAATCAATTGCAGGACTTCCCAGTTGACTTCAAGAAGCGGTATGGAACCGATACCCTCAGTATGAAGCGGTCTGATTTCCGTGACGAGCTCCTTCGACTCGCTACTGCTCCATCGGATGAACTCGGTATTCAAGGCAGTCCGGCGCAGATGGTGTTCAATATCAGTGTGATTGACATCGACCCCGAGAAGGCTACTGTGACGTTGGCAGACGGATCGGTTGTGGAAGCAGATGTAGTCATTG TTGCTGATGGCGTGCATTCACGTCTCCGTCGCCGGATTGTTGGCACTGACAGTTGCCAGGCCaagaagaatggattgacTTGCTACCGAATTGCCGCTTCTGCTGAGGCGGTTAAAGAAGCTCTCGGCTATCTCCCAGTGTGGTGGGAGCCGAGTACCGCCGAAGGGCGTATCTCTTGCCTACAGACAGGGGATGGGAGTAATCGCATGATTGCAGCATACGCCATCCGGAATAATGAGTATATGAACATCTCGTGCCTCTTTCCGACACGGGAGCAGAAAGGAGGTGTCTTGGAGTCCTGGTTTGCAGATGGTGACCGACGGGAAATGATCGAGATATTCAGCGATTACTACGAACCGATACGCAAGATTCTCAGGTACACACCTTGTGTCTTTTACGGGCTTTCGAAACTGACGATTTTCAGTATCGCCACGGAGGTGAAGGTGTGGGAGCTCCAAGATATGGACCCCCTTCCCAACTGGAATCGAGGACGCGCAATCGTTATCGGGGATGCGGCCCATGCGATGACCCCATTGCAAGGTCAAGGGGCGAACATGGCAGTCGAAGATGCTGACAGTCTCCGCTTGTTGCGTCCAGGTCTTTCCCATGCGGAAATCGAAGCGGTGCTTAAGCAAGTGGACAATGTTCGCCGGCCACGTGCTTCAAAGGTCCTGGAGGACACCCGTGTCATGGCAAAAGATATTAGCATGGAGCAACGACTGGCCAACTTAGACTTTAACTGTGGTTACAATGGAGTATTCGAAGCTCTAAAGGAGATTCAGTGA
- the manF gene encoding putative endo-1,4-beta-mannosidase translates to MPSKKPLSNSTAFSLSKNSQITFSVLGIMHPLPSVALLSAIGAVAAQVGPWGQCGGRSYTGETSCVSGWSCVLFNEWYSQCQPATTTSTSSVSATAAPSSTSSSKESVPSATTSKKPVPTGSSSFVKADGLKFNIDGETKYFAGTNAYWLPFLTNDADVDSVMDNLQKAGLKILRTWGFNDVNSKPSSGTVYFQLHDPSTGTTTINTGADGLQRLDYVVSAAEKRGIKLLIPLVNNWDDYGGMNAYVKAYGGSKTEWYTNSKIQSVYQAYIKAVVSRYRDSPAIMAWELSNEARCQGCSTDVIYNWTAKTSAYIKSLDPNHMVATGDEGMGVTVDSDGSYPYSTYEGSDFAKNLAAPDIDFGVFHLYTEDWGIKDNSWGNGWVTSHAKVCKAAGKPCLFEEYGLKDDHCSASLTWQKTSVSSGMAADLFWQYGQTLSTGPSPNDHFTIYYGTSDWQCGVADHLSTL, encoded by the exons ATGCCATCGAAGAAACCGTTATCCAACTCAACAGCCTTCAGTCTTTCAAAAAATTCCCAGATCACTTTCTCTGTCCTTGGAATTATGCACCCATTGCCGTCTGTCGCCCTCCTATCCGCGATAGGAGCTGTCGCGGCGCAGGTTGGTCCTTGGGGCCAGTGTGGTGGTCGCTCGTATACGGGTGAAACTTCCTGTGTATCTGGCTGGTCGTGCGTGTTATTCAATGAATGGTACAGCCAGTGCCAGCCTG CTACCACgacgtcgacatcatcagTCTCCGCGACTGCTGCTCCTAGTAGCACGTCTTCCTCGAAGGAATCTGTGCCATCCGCCACTACATCAAAGAAGCCTGTCCCAACTGGCAGCAGCTCCTTTGTTAAGGCAGATGGGCTCAAATTCAACATTGACGGCGAGACCAAATACTTTGCCGGCACGAATGCCTACTGGTTGCCGTTCCTCACCAACGATGCAGATGTTGACTCTGTCATGGATAACCTGCAGAAAGCCGGCTTGAAGATCCTGCGAACTTGGGGTTTTAATGATGTGAATTCCAAACCGAGCTCTGGCACCGTCTATTTCCAGCTTCATGATCCATCAACTGGCACCACGACCATCAACACTGGCGCAGACGGTCTCCAACGGCTTGACTACGTGGTATCTGCGGCGGAGAAGCGCGGAATCAAGTTACTTATTCCATTGGTCAATAACTGGGACGACTACGGCGGCATGAATGCGTACGTCAAGGCGTATGGCGGCAGCAAGACAGAATGGTATACCAACTCCAAGATCCAGAGCGTGTATCAGGCATATATTAAGGCGGTAGTTTCGCGCTACCGGGACTCTCCTGCTATCATGGCTTGGGAGTTGTCAAATGAAGCTCGTTGCCAAGGGTGCAGTACTGATGTTATTTACAACTGGACCGCCAAAACCAGCGCATACATCAAGTCTCTTGATCCAAATCACATGGTTGCCACAGGCGATG AGGGCATGGGGGTGACCGTCGACTCGGATGGTTCCTACCCCTACTCCACCTACGAGGGTAGCGACTTTGCCAAGAACCTTGCCGCTCCTGACATCGATTTCGGAGTATTCCACCTGTATACCGAGGACT GGGGCATCAAAGACAACAGCTGGGGCAACGGCTGGGTGACATCCCACGCTAAGGTTTGTAAGGCTGCCGGAAAGCCATGCCTGTTCGAGGAGTATGGCCTTAAGGATGACCATTGCTCGGCCTCGCTCACCTGGCAAAAGACCTCTGTGTCTTCTGGAATGGCTGCCGATTTGTTCTGGCAGTACGGACAGACGCTGTCGACCGGCCCATCACCCAATGATCACTTCACCATTTACTACGGCACCAGTGACTGGCAATGTGGTGTAGCTGATCATCTCAGCACACTTTAG